The Caloranaerobacter ferrireducens genome contains a region encoding:
- the glgP gene encoding alpha-glucan family phosphorylase, with product MLNKEKLPKVAYFCMEYGLDTSLRTYAGGLGILAGDYLKGAKDHGFPIVGIGIKWKQGYTDQMIGEDGRPYDTYHNYEYDFMEDTGVKVTVKIRQRDVVCKVWKVENFGNAPLYLLDTDLPENEDAWITGQLYGWFGEERIAQEMVLGIGGVRALRALGIDIDVYHFNEGHAVFAGLELIREKMEKGMSFEDALKASREEIVFTTHTPVIQGNESHYLDRLMYMGANNGLTLEQMVRIGGAPFNMTVAALRISRISNAVAQLHCQTANKMWDHIDDRSEIIGITNAIHLPTWVDERMIGAAENSGDLWEIHMDNKRKLIEFIEERNGVKLDADKLLIGFSRRAAPYKRSNFIFTDENVISPLLEEGKIQIVFSGKAHPLDDTGKKIVENIVKMTKKYPNSVVFLENYDMTIGKMLTKGSDVWLNNPRRPKEASGTSGMKAAMNGVLNLSILDGWWPEACNHGVNGWQFGDGFESEDEAKLDAHDLKALYKVLLEEVIPTYYNNREKWIEMMRNSILSTKDKFAVKRMLEEYYEKMYIK from the coding sequence ATGTTAAATAAAGAAAAATTACCTAAAGTTGCATACTTTTGTATGGAATACGGTTTAGATACTTCTTTGAGGACTTATGCAGGAGGATTGGGTATTTTAGCAGGTGATTATCTAAAAGGAGCCAAGGACCATGGATTTCCTATTGTTGGTATAGGTATAAAATGGAAGCAAGGATATACTGATCAAATGATTGGAGAAGATGGGCGTCCATATGATACATACCATAACTATGAATATGATTTTATGGAAGATACAGGAGTAAAAGTAACAGTTAAAATTCGTCAAAGAGATGTTGTATGCAAGGTTTGGAAAGTAGAAAACTTCGGAAATGCACCTCTTTACTTATTAGATACTGACCTTCCTGAAAATGAAGATGCTTGGATAACAGGTCAGCTTTATGGATGGTTTGGCGAAGAAAGAATAGCTCAAGAAATGGTATTAGGAATTGGTGGAGTTAGAGCCTTAAGAGCACTGGGTATTGATATTGACGTTTACCATTTTAACGAGGGTCATGCAGTTTTTGCTGGACTTGAGCTTATAAGAGAAAAAATGGAGAAAGGTATGTCTTTTGAAGATGCATTAAAAGCTTCTAGAGAAGAAATAGTATTTACAACACATACTCCAGTAATTCAAGGAAATGAGTCTCATTATTTAGACAGATTAATGTATATGGGTGCTAATAATGGCTTAACTTTAGAGCAGATGGTTAGAATTGGTGGAGCTCCTTTCAATATGACTGTTGCTGCTTTAAGAATTTCACGCATTTCAAATGCAGTAGCACAGCTTCACTGTCAAACTGCAAACAAAATGTGGGATCATATAGACGATAGGTCAGAAATTATAGGTATAACAAATGCAATACACCTTCCAACTTGGGTAGATGAAAGAATGATTGGTGCTGCAGAAAATAGCGGAGATCTTTGGGAAATCCATATGGACAATAAAAGAAAATTAATTGAATTTATAGAAGAGAGAAATGGAGTTAAGCTTGATGCAGATAAATTACTTATAGGTTTCTCAAGACGTGCAGCTCCTTATAAGCGCAGTAACTTCATATTTACTGATGAAAATGTAATTTCTCCACTTTTAGAAGAAGGCAAAATACAGATAGTTTTCTCAGGAAAAGCACATCCACTAGATGATACAGGAAAGAAAATAGTAGAAAACATTGTTAAAATGACAAAGAAATATCCTAACTCTGTTGTATTCTTAGAAAATTATGATATGACTATAGGTAAAATGCTGACTAAAGGTTCAGATGTTTGGTTAAACAACCCTAGAAGACCAAAAGAAGCTAGTGGTACTTCTGGTATGAAAGCAGCAATGAACGGTGTATTGAATTTAAGTATTTTAGATGGATGGTGGCCTGAAGCTTGTAATCATGGCGTAAACGGATGGCAGTTTGGTGACGGTTTTGAAAGTGAAGATGAAGCTAAGCTAGATGCTCATGACTTAAAAGCTCTATATAAAGTTCTATTAGAAGAAGTTATTCCTACTTATTATAACAATCGTGAAAAATGGATAGAAATGATGAGAAATAGTATTCTTAGTACAAAAGATAAGTTTGCAGTTAAGAGAATGCTTGAAGAATATTATGAAAAAATGTACATTAAATAG
- a CDS encoding glycoside hydrolase family 65 protein, translating to MKQYFKIDEWNIIEENLHPEENRIYESVMSLGNGHMGIRGNFEEDYSGDTLQGTYIAGVYYPDKTKVGWWKNGYPEYFAKVLNATNFIGIKVLINGVNIDLAKIKVKNFSRILNMKNGYLLRSFTIIDSENRETKIEVKRFLSMSELEIAAISYSITPLNHDAEITLIPYLDGDVSNEDSNYNEKFWLEVNKSVDVGQGLLTMKTKKLDFHVTCAMKYDIKENGNDTNKEIELIDKEKYVGNKVSFTASKGKTYTLYKYISVTTNRDYDTENIESEAIKKVNNAYSKGFDVLLNEHILAWERIWKESDVVIEGDVKAQQGIRFNIFQLNQTYTGHDPRLNIGPKGFTGEKYGGSTYWDTEAFCFPFYLSTSDQSIARNLLIYRYNHLEKAKENARKLGLKGALYPMVTMNGEECHNEWEITFEEIHRNAAISYAIFNYVRYTDDKQYLLDYGFEVLVETSRFWADRVNYNPRKDKYMILGVTGPNEYENNVNNNWYTNTMAAWNLEYTLEVMKYIKNEHPDKFEELKNKLKLQEEEIEKWQDIIDKMYYPYVESLGIFEQQDGYMDKELLNVKDIPKEELPINKHWSWDRILRSCFIKQADVIQGLYFLNDRFDLETKKRNFDFYEPKTVHESSLSPCIYSIIASEIGYEEKAYELYLRTARLDLDNYNKDTDDGLHITSMSGSWLAIVHGFAGMRIKDGILSFSPFIPKAWNKYSFKIIFREHLLKVTVDKEIITIEQEEGNVLTLRVYDEEYTIPSDSKITINIKKGA from the coding sequence ATGAAACAGTATTTTAAAATTGATGAATGGAACATTATAGAAGAAAATCTACACCCAGAAGAAAACAGGATCTATGAAAGTGTAATGAGTCTTGGAAACGGTCATATGGGTATTAGAGGAAATTTCGAAGAAGATTATTCAGGTGATACTCTGCAAGGTACATATATAGCAGGAGTATATTATCCAGATAAAACTAAGGTAGGCTGGTGGAAAAACGGATATCCAGAATACTTTGCTAAAGTACTAAATGCTACAAACTTTATAGGTATAAAAGTATTAATAAATGGAGTAAATATTGATTTAGCTAAAATCAAAGTCAAAAACTTTAGTCGTATACTTAATATGAAAAATGGTTACCTCTTAAGAAGCTTTACAATAATAGATTCTGAAAATAGAGAAACTAAAATCGAAGTAAAAAGATTTTTAAGTATGTCTGAGTTAGAAATAGCAGCTATATCTTATAGTATCACTCCATTAAATCATGATGCTGAAATTACTTTAATCCCGTATCTTGATGGTGACGTCTCAAACGAAGATTCTAATTATAATGAAAAATTCTGGCTAGAAGTTAACAAATCTGTTGATGTGGGACAAGGCTTATTAACTATGAAAACAAAAAAACTAGATTTTCATGTAACTTGTGCAATGAAATACGATATAAAAGAAAATGGTAATGATACTAACAAAGAAATTGAACTTATAGACAAAGAAAAATACGTTGGAAATAAAGTATCTTTTACAGCTTCTAAAGGAAAAACTTATACATTGTATAAGTACATCTCAGTTACAACAAACCGAGATTATGATACTGAAAATATCGAATCTGAAGCAATTAAAAAAGTTAATAATGCATATTCAAAAGGATTTGATGTTCTATTAAATGAACATATCTTAGCTTGGGAACGTATTTGGAAAGAAAGTGATGTAGTAATCGAAGGTGATGTCAAAGCACAACAAGGGATTAGATTTAATATTTTTCAACTAAATCAGACTTATACTGGTCATGACCCAAGACTTAATATCGGACCAAAAGGTTTTACTGGTGAAAAGTATGGTGGCAGCACTTATTGGGACACAGAAGCCTTCTGTTTTCCATTCTACCTAAGTACTAGTGACCAAAGTATAGCTAGAAATTTACTTATATACAGATACAATCACTTAGAAAAAGCAAAAGAAAATGCTAGAAAGCTAGGCCTAAAAGGTGCTCTTTATCCTATGGTTACTATGAATGGAGAAGAATGTCATAATGAATGGGAAATAACCTTTGAAGAAATTCATAGAAATGCAGCTATATCATATGCAATATTTAATTATGTAAGATATACCGATGATAAACAATATCTTCTAGATTATGGATTTGAAGTATTAGTTGAAACAAGCAGATTCTGGGCTGATAGAGTTAATTATAACCCTAGAAAAGATAAATATATGATTTTAGGCGTTACAGGCCCTAACGAATACGAAAACAATGTAAATAATAACTGGTATACAAATACAATGGCTGCATGGAATTTAGAATATACTCTAGAGGTTATGAAGTATATAAAAAATGAGCATCCTGATAAATTTGAAGAATTAAAAAATAAACTTAAGTTACAAGAGGAAGAAATAGAAAAATGGCAAGATATAATAGATAAAATGTACTATCCATATGTAGAATCATTAGGAATATTTGAGCAGCAAGACGGTTACATGGACAAAGAACTTCTTAATGTTAAGGATATTCCAAAAGAAGAATTACCAATAAATAAACATTGGTCATGGGATAGAATACTACGTTCTTGTTTTATTAAACAGGCAGACGTAATACAAGGGTTATATTTCTTAAATGACAGGTTTGATTTAGAAACTAAGAAAAGAAATTTTGATTTCTATGAACCAAAAACTGTACATGAATCGTCATTATCACCATGTATATACTCAATTATAGCCAGTGAAATTGGATATGAAGAAAAAGCATATGAACTATATTTAAGAACAGCAAGGTTAGACTTAGACAACTATAACAAAGATACTGATGATGGACTTCATATAACAAGTATGTCTGGAAGTTGGCTAGCAATAGTCCATGGATTTGCTGGAATGAGAATTAAAGATGGAATACTTAGTTTTTCACCTTTCATTCCAAAAGCATGGAATAAATATTCATTTAAGATAATCTTTAGAGAGCATCTGCTTAAAGTAACTGTAGATAAAGAAATAATAACAATTGAACAAGAAGAAGGCAATGTGCTTACTTTAAGAGTATATGATGAAGAATATACTATACCATCTGATAGTAAAATAACGATTAATATTAAAAAGGGGGCTTAA
- a CDS encoding HlyD family secretion protein, giving the protein MKVRFLLFTILFAILFIGCSIQENNEIVYTGFIEGDEIDISTEVSGVLNDILVHEGESIKEGDLIAKVDTKSLSLQLKQVEAELKMAEAQLDKIKAGARSEEIRKAEVSLEEVKVLLEGAKDEYEYRLKNYNKINDLYKNSGASEQQVRDAKALLDSSYTKVQSLEKKYLQSKTQLELLLNGPTVEELNIAKAKVESINAKIELLKYQISKGDVVSTVDGVIQTINYNKGELVSAGSNIATIVDLNNLWVKIYVPQKELHKVSLNQEVLLTLDYKDKKIRGKVVYISPEAEFTPRNVESKESKEELVFAVKIKLIDKLSELKPGMLVDVHLDGDVK; this is encoded by the coding sequence ATGAAAGTAAGATTTTTATTATTTACTATATTGTTTGCAATTTTATTTATAGGTTGTAGTATACAAGAAAATAATGAGATTGTATATACAGGTTTTATAGAGGGAGATGAAATAGATATAAGTACTGAAGTAAGTGGAGTTTTAAATGATATTTTAGTTCATGAAGGAGAATCAATAAAAGAAGGAGACTTGATTGCTAAAGTTGATACAAAAAGTTTAAGTTTACAGCTTAAGCAAGTGGAAGCTGAATTGAAAATGGCAGAAGCACAGCTTGATAAAATAAAAGCAGGAGCAAGAAGTGAAGAAATAAGAAAAGCTGAAGTTAGTCTAGAAGAAGTTAAAGTACTGTTAGAAGGTGCAAAGGATGAGTATGAATATAGGCTCAAAAATTATAACAAAATAAATGACCTTTATAAAAATTCTGGTGCATCAGAACAGCAGGTAAGGGATGCAAAGGCCTTATTAGATAGCTCATATACAAAAGTTCAGAGTTTAGAAAAGAAATATTTACAATCAAAGACACAGCTAGAATTATTATTGAACGGACCTACTGTAGAGGAATTAAATATAGCAAAAGCAAAGGTTGAAAGTATAAATGCAAAGATAGAGCTTTTAAAATATCAAATATCAAAAGGAGATGTAGTTTCAACTGTAGATGGAGTTATACAGACAATAAATTATAATAAAGGAGAATTAGTATCTGCAGGTAGTAATATAGCGACAATTGTTGATTTAAACAACCTTTGGGTTAAGATTTACGTTCCTCAAAAGGAGCTTCACAAAGTTTCATTAAATCAAGAAGTGCTGCTTACATTAGATTATAAAGATAAGAAAATAAGAGGTAAGGTTGTATATATTTCTCCAGAAGCAGAATTTACACCTAGGAATGTTGAATCAAAAGAAAGTAAAGAAGAACTTGTTTTTGCTGTGAAGATTAAGTTGATAGATAAGCTTTCTGAATTGAAGCCAGGTATGCTTGTAGATGTTCATTTGGATGGTGACGTGAAATGA
- a CDS encoding ABC transporter ATP-binding protein, which translates to MTEEFAVLTRNLTKKFKGVTAVDKIDLKIPKGKIYGLLGPNGAGKSTTIRMLCGVITPSSGEGKVLGFDIYKESEKIKHNIGYMSQRFSLYEDLTVLENLSFYASIYSLPKKVKNERMAELIKMAGLEGKEKTLAAHLSGGWKQRLALGCALIHKPMLLILDEPTAGVDPVSRRVFWELIYKLAEQGITILVTTHYMDEAESCDEIAFIFSGKILATGTPKEIIKSRNVKNLEDAFISYVEEETGQKVNSSFNEMRFIHSGEVGERK; encoded by the coding sequence ATGACAGAAGAGTTTGCAGTATTGACAAGGAACTTAACAAAAAAGTTTAAAGGTGTTACTGCTGTAGATAAGATTGATTTAAAAATTCCAAAGGGAAAAATATACGGTCTGTTAGGTCCAAATGGAGCTGGAAAATCTACAACGATAAGAATGCTTTGTGGAGTTATAACGCCATCTAGTGGAGAAGGTAAAGTTTTAGGTTTTGATATATATAAAGAATCTGAAAAAATAAAGCATAATATAGGATATATGTCTCAAAGGTTTAGTTTATATGAAGACCTTACAGTATTAGAGAATTTATCTTTTTATGCAAGTATTTATTCATTACCTAAGAAGGTTAAGAACGAGAGAATGGCAGAGTTAATAAAGATGGCTGGACTTGAAGGTAAAGAAAAAACATTGGCAGCACATCTTTCAGGAGGTTGGAAGCAGAGATTAGCTTTAGGGTGTGCACTAATACACAAGCCAATGCTGTTAATACTGGACGAGCCTACTGCAGGAGTTGATCCGGTTTCAAGAAGAGTATTCTGGGAACTTATTTATAAATTAGCTGAGCAGGGTATAACAATTTTGGTTACAACTCATTATATGGATGAAGCTGAAAGCTGTGATGAAATAGCATTTATATTTAGTGGTAAAATATTAGCTACTGGTACTCCAAAAGAAATTATAAAGAGTAGAAATGTTAAAAATTTAGAAGATGCTTTTATAAGTTATGTAGAAGAAGAAACTGGGCAGAAAGTAAATTCATCCTTTAACGAAATGAGATTTATCCACAGTGGGGAAGTGGGTGAAAGAAAGTGA
- a CDS encoding ABC transporter permease translates to MSLNRLLSIVKKEFIHIKRDKASLGIALVMPVMFMLIFGYAVNTEVDDISMAVYDQDKTQESRELIEKFAQSNYFKPNIYVNSIKDIERLIDSGDVKSAIVISAGFSKELKRGKSPQVQLIIDGTDPTVARTALQSGLLISKIYSIKIQQKNSKLRGMTAQILGGIDMRTRVWYNPNLETPKFTIPGLIGLIMQNITVMLTAFALVREKEKGTIEQLIVTPVKSWELILGKMIPYILIGSSEFLIALFFGSYWFNVPVRGNLLLLIALGFGFVICALAIGMLVSTVAKNQLQAMQMAFLFLLPSVLLSGFVFPREAMPKIIQFIGYFIPLTYFLKILRGIILKGIGMDYLWREVSILSAMGILLLLVASFRFKKKLD, encoded by the coding sequence GTGAGCCTAAATAGATTATTATCGATAGTCAAGAAGGAGTTTATACATATAAAAAGAGACAAAGCAAGCCTAGGAATTGCATTAGTTATGCCTGTTATGTTTATGCTTATTTTTGGATATGCGGTAAATACTGAGGTTGATGATATAAGTATGGCAGTATATGATCAAGATAAAACCCAAGAAAGTAGGGAACTTATAGAGAAATTTGCACAGTCAAATTATTTTAAACCTAATATTTATGTAAATAGTATTAAAGATATTGAAAGACTAATTGATTCTGGAGATGTTAAGTCAGCAATAGTCATATCAGCAGGTTTTTCAAAAGAATTAAAAAGAGGTAAAAGTCCTCAAGTACAGTTGATTATTGATGGAACTGATCCTACAGTTGCTAGAACAGCACTTCAAAGCGGTCTATTGATTTCTAAGATTTATTCCATTAAGATACAGCAAAAAAATTCAAAGCTCAGAGGAATGACTGCACAGATTTTAGGTGGAATAGATATGAGAACTAGGGTATGGTACAATCCAAATTTAGAGACTCCAAAATTCACCATTCCAGGACTTATAGGACTTATTATGCAAAACATAACAGTAATGCTGACTGCATTTGCACTTGTAAGAGAAAAGGAAAAAGGAACTATAGAGCAGCTGATTGTAACTCCTGTTAAATCTTGGGAATTAATATTAGGCAAGATGATACCATACATTCTTATTGGTTCATCTGAATTCTTGATAGCACTATTTTTTGGTTCGTATTGGTTTAATGTACCTGTACGAGGTAATTTACTGCTATTGATTGCGTTAGGATTTGGTTTTGTTATATGTGCATTGGCTATTGGAATGCTTGTATCTACTGTTGCTAAAAATCAGCTTCAAGCTATGCAAATGGCTTTTTTGTTTTTATTACCTAGCGTGTTATTATCGGGATTTGTTTTTCCAAGAGAGGCTATGCCTAAGATAATTCAGTTTATTGGCTATTTTATACCGCTTACGTACTTTTTAAAGATTTTAAGAGGTATAATATTAAAGGGAATAGGTATGGATTATTTATGGAGAGAAGTGTCTATTTTATCTGCAATGGGTATTTTGCTTTTACTTGTTGCATCATTTAGATTTAAGAAGAAATTAGATTAA
- a CDS encoding peptidoglycan DD-metalloendopeptidase family protein, which translates to MFSKLFANKRNILIASILTLLSLILIFTVIVKNNNNSVTVSANQNITAYKVSINNIDIGFVKNKDIINNLVNKIKEEIEQIDNTEIYIDNNKFSFTEVAINNNEITPLDLLKKRIIDNLKYEVESYCISINGEKIVYLSTKDEAKKILDDIKSMYIPDISSDKIVLNSVEIIEDVKIIPVKISPDKILSYEDTIKYLLNGTTEEKIYEVKKGDNLWTIAKNYKMSVNDIVKANPGINPELIHIGDKINLIVPKPFLTVIVDYTKTYEKNIPYKVVVKKDSSIYRNIYLVKKSGKLGKKEITAKIITVNGQIDSKEIISEKVLEEPEVKIIVQGTKRLPEDNLLVAFLPEGKGIVTSRFGMRWGRHHDGIDAGVPVGTPVYAIMPGVVTYSGWKSGYGKIVIIDHENGYETYYAHNSKLLVKKGDRVARRQKIALSGNTGRSTGPHVHFEIHKDGKLLDPLKYLKGYYGK; encoded by the coding sequence ATGTTTTCTAAGTTATTTGCAAACAAAAGAAATATTCTAATAGCTTCTATTTTAACACTTTTATCTCTAATCTTAATATTTACCGTCATAGTCAAAAACAACAATAACTCTGTAACTGTTTCAGCAAATCAAAACATTACTGCTTACAAAGTTTCTATAAATAATATCGACATTGGATTTGTAAAAAATAAGGATATTATAAATAATTTAGTTAATAAAATAAAAGAAGAAATTGAACAGATAGATAATACTGAAATATACATTGATAATAACAAATTCTCTTTCACTGAAGTTGCTATAAATAATAATGAAATAACACCTTTAGACTTGCTCAAAAAAAGAATTATTGATAACTTAAAATACGAAGTAGAAAGCTACTGTATATCTATAAATGGTGAAAAAATAGTATATCTTAGCACTAAAGATGAAGCAAAAAAAATATTAGATGATATCAAATCAATGTACATACCTGATATAAGCAGTGATAAAATTGTACTTAATAGCGTCGAAATAATAGAAGATGTAAAAATTATTCCTGTAAAAATAAGTCCAGATAAAATACTAAGCTACGAAGACACTATTAAATACCTACTCAACGGTACAACTGAAGAGAAAATATACGAAGTTAAAAAGGGCGATAATCTATGGACAATAGCAAAAAACTATAAAATGTCAGTCAATGATATTGTCAAAGCTAACCCAGGTATAAATCCAGAACTAATACATATTGGAGATAAAATCAATCTAATTGTACCAAAACCTTTTTTAACTGTTATAGTTGATTATACTAAAACTTACGAAAAAAACATTCCGTATAAAGTAGTTGTAAAAAAAGACTCAAGTATTTATAGAAATATATACCTAGTTAAGAAAAGTGGTAAACTAGGAAAAAAAGAAATAACTGCAAAAATTATAACTGTAAATGGGCAAATTGATAGTAAAGAAATAATATCTGAAAAAGTATTAGAAGAACCAGAAGTAAAGATAATAGTTCAGGGTACTAAAAGATTACCAGAAGATAATTTATTAGTCGCATTCTTACCTGAGGGTAAAGGTATAGTTACTTCAAGATTTGGTATGAGATGGGGAAGGCATCATGATGGTATTGACGCCGGCGTTCCAGTTGGAACACCAGTATATGCAATAATGCCTGGTGTTGTTACTTATTCAGGCTGGAAATCTGGTTATGGGAAAATTGTAATAATAGACCACGAAAACGGATATGAAACATATTATGCACACAATAGCAAATTACTTGTTAAAAAAGGTGATAGAGTTGCCAGAAGACAAAAAATAGCATTATCAGGCAATACAGGTAGAAGCACTGGCCCCCACGTTCATTTTGAAATACATAAAGACGGTAAACTATTAGACCCATTAAAATATTTAAAAGGTTATTATGGTAAATAA
- a CDS encoding tetratricopeptide repeat protein, translating to MDYKVLIIDYEGIDRVYILEDTILPTHEKIKAIRKFLKINQKELAGDGIDRSLISYIENGKVKLSNETAKVLANNLRKILQRKNLDYQVDADYLLADEKKQVSYKLNTIIEILKTKIKNSSSEFLKELYIAEELLRKWDIPSKKAAIYDLAGDYFFTKLNYHKSKFYYMKAIGNYFRLNDFRKLANVCTKVGRCLLKRGDYEGVISLNEYALSIMEDFKVLDKSLRKRILFNNSLALYKIKSYEESLNCLDKLVSEFKISQNSNYMDVLLLKGNIYIEIGRFEEGLKIYKQLLDLSKKNDNLEKMASAYNNMGEVYYKLKDIDKSIEFLEKSLRIRKEINSIYLISTIKSFIDKLFEVGKYSKAKKYLLELSDIAKNKGDMSLLIETYCKLIDIFIVSSVSIEDKSIIDEMVKFINKNDEVKGIEVLIVKLCKYLVDKDIYKIRDLFSKS from the coding sequence ATGGATTATAAAGTCTTAATTATTGACTATGAGGGGATTGATAGAGTGTACATTTTGGAAGATACCATTTTACCTACCCATGAAAAGATTAAAGCAATAAGAAAGTTTTTGAAGATCAATCAAAAAGAGTTGGCAGGAGATGGTATTGACAGAAGTTTGATTAGTTATATAGAGAATGGTAAGGTTAAACTGAGTAATGAAACTGCTAAAGTTCTAGCTAACAATTTAAGAAAGATATTACAAAGAAAAAACTTAGACTATCAAGTTGATGCAGATTATCTTTTAGCTGATGAAAAAAAGCAGGTTTCTTACAAGTTAAACACGATTATAGAGATTTTAAAAACTAAAATAAAAAATTCATCAAGTGAGTTTTTAAAAGAACTTTATATAGCTGAAGAGTTATTAAGAAAATGGGATATTCCTTCGAAAAAAGCAGCTATTTATGATTTAGCTGGGGATTATTTTTTTACTAAGTTAAATTATCATAAAAGCAAATTCTATTATATGAAGGCTATAGGCAATTATTTTAGATTAAATGATTTTAGAAAATTGGCTAACGTTTGCACAAAGGTAGGGAGATGTTTATTAAAAAGAGGAGATTATGAAGGGGTTATTAGTTTGAATGAGTATGCTTTATCTATTATGGAAGATTTTAAAGTATTAGATAAGAGCCTCAGAAAACGTATTTTATTTAACAATTCATTAGCTTTATATAAAATAAAATCGTATGAAGAAAGTTTAAATTGTTTGGATAAGCTTGTATCAGAATTTAAAATTTCACAAAATTCCAACTATATGGATGTTCTGCTGCTAAAAGGGAATATTTATATTGAAATTGGAAGATTTGAAGAAGGTCTTAAAATATATAAGCAGCTATTAGATTTATCTAAGAAAAATGATAATTTGGAGAAAATGGCTTCAGCTTATAATAATATGGGTGAAGTATATTATAAATTAAAAGATATTGATAAATCAATTGAGTTTTTAGAGAAAAGTTTAAGGATAAGAAAAGAAATAAATAGTATATATTTAATTTCTACTATTAAATCATTTATTGATAAATTATTTGAAGTTGGCAAGTATAGTAAAGCAAAAAAGTATTTATTGGAATTATCAGATATTGCAAAGAATAAAGGGGATATGTCTTTATTAATAGAAACATACTGTAAGCTGATAGATATTTTTATCGTGAGTTCAGTAAGTATAGAGGATAAAAGTATAATAGATGAGATGGTAAAATTTATCAATAAAAATGATGAAGTAAAGGGAATAGAGGTATTAATTGTTAAATTATGCAAATATCTTGTGGATAAAGATATATATAAGATAAGGGATTTATTTAGTAAATCTTGA
- a CDS encoding lysylphosphatidylglycerol synthase transmembrane domain-containing protein, with product MKRQILNYLLVAILIVITISLILGENRITEIPLLLLKINKIYLLIGMLCMVFYWVIDGLIIYYLTKMINSKSSLLKSIKFTMIGQYYNNITPFSSGGQPAQIYVMANESIPIGISTSILLVKFIIFQIVVTLFSVFMFIIKLSFIYKNLKMILPFFAIGIVIRLFGTIALITLFFNQNTTKKLINIVLYLLHKVKIIKNLEKIVLSFEEHLNEYMIGIDKIKENKRISLEISFLTLVQITVYFSITYFIYLSMGFNKASLLDIISIQSLLDVAVSYMPTPGRVGTSEGGFYLFFKGFFGAAMLPYAIFLWRMITYYLNVAISGIITLVDFLKRKNNRAFSD from the coding sequence ATGAAAAGGCAAATCTTAAACTATCTTTTGGTAGCGATTTTAATAGTAATTACAATATCTTTAATATTGGGAGAAAATAGGATAACGGAAATACCTTTATTATTATTAAAAATAAATAAAATATATCTCTTAATAGGTATGTTATGTATGGTCTTTTATTGGGTAATTGATGGATTGATAATATATTATTTAACAAAAATGATTAATTCGAAATCAAGTTTATTAAAATCAATAAAATTTACTATGATTGGGCAGTACTATAATAATATTACACCATTTTCAAGTGGTGGTCAGCCTGCACAGATTTATGTAATGGCTAATGAATCTATACCTATTGGAATATCAACATCTATTTTATTAGTCAAATTTATTATATTTCAAATTGTTGTAACATTATTTTCTGTATTTATGTTTATCATTAAGTTAAGTTTTATTTATAAGAATTTAAAAATGATATTACCTTTTTTTGCAATAGGTATTGTTATAAGGCTTTTTGGAACAATAGCTTTGATAACTTTATTTTTTAATCAAAATACTACTAAGAAGTTGATAAATATTGTTCTATATTTACTACATAAAGTTAAAATCATAAAAAATTTAGAAAAAATTGTACTTAGTTTTGAAGAACACTTAAATGAATATATGATAGGTATTGATAAGATTAAGGAAAATAAAAGAATTTCACTAGAAATATCATTTCTTACACTTGTTCAAATAACCGTATATTTTAGTATAACTTACTTTATATATCTGTCTATGGGATTTAATAAAGCTTCACTTTTGGATATTATTTCAATACAGTCGCTATTAGATGTTGCAGTTTCATATATGCCTACTCCTGGTAGAGTAGGAACTTCTGAAGGTGGATTTTATTTGTTTTTTAAAGGATTCTTTGGAGCAGCTATGCTGCCTTATGCTATATTCTTATGGAGGATGATAACATATTATTTGAATGTAGCAATAAGTGGAATAATTACTTTAGTGGATTTTTTAAAGAGAAAAAACAATAGAGCTTTTTCTGATTAA